CACGGCAACTAAATGACAGATACAGATACAGGGGGTCTGGTTTCAGCGGTCCCATTCAGCCCCTGTTTATGTCACTCCTCGTTTATCTCATTTCCTGCGTCCGATGCGTGCCATCAGCTCTGCGTTGGCGGCGGCCTTGGCCCTCATGTCCTTGGCCCTGGCGAGGTCCAGCAGGATGCTGAGGATGCTGGTGGGAACGTCGAGGGAGAGGGAGACGCGAGTGCCGTGGGGGCTCCTCCGGGCTGGGCGGGAGGGGGCAGCCCGTTTCCTCtgggggtagtggtgctccatgGCACCCCACTCCGAGGGGAGACCCCTGTCCAGCAGAGAGCGCAGCAGCACCCCTCCCCTGCTCAGGATTCGCACAGCCAGCAGGCCCCCCTCCTCCGGGACATTGCTGTACCTCTGTCGCTGACCCTCGCTCGCAAGAACATGGGACAGAGCCCCCGACGCCAGCAGAGCGGCCAGGAGCAGCGGGAGCCGGCCAAGATACATCGCCACTGCACACAACCAGGAGGAGTGactgcagagagggagggagtgtcaGAGAACTCAGACGTCTCAGATGCAATGAACACAGTGCagagatggaaacaagactcctgctgcatagcaAGTTCCCACATTCCAggttgcctatgctttaccatgctttccctgtgctttatccacactttgctgtgcttttcctgCAGGACACTTGTATAAGGGTTTTGGTCACAGCGCAGTAAGCCCGGCAGTACTGAAGTTAAGTGAGTGAGAGCGACAGGATGTGAAACGCTGATCTTGAGAACTAAGCGTCCGCAATCACTGCCCGCTCCGGGGCTGAGAGCTACAGCAGGACACACAAGTGAATGCATGATACAAACACATGACTGCACCGAGACACATTGCGGCTGTCTGCTTGAAGCCTGCGGGCACGTCTAAACGAACCCGCCAAAGGGGCAGTCATTTATACCACTCCCAGCCCCGAGCCAGACACACACAATTAGCAAAGGGGTGGATTTGGAGGACGAGGAGAAAATCTCTGAATCGCTGAAATCAACACAGAGGCAGAAGAAACGGGGGGTAACGAGCCAGCCATaccaataataatgatgataatattattattaataataataataataataataataataataataataataataataataataataatactgtttcaATATCGTGAAAATATAGTGTAATATACAGATTCACACACATTCCAATACATTGTAGATTCTGAAGTCattactcttataaaagttttccatagtaaaagcacagcaaagtgtaacacagtgaaaatatggtaaagcataggtaagtattgtCAAGACCAGTGAGATATattgaagcatattaaaaaacgtggcaaaccagggtaaattaggGTACAGTAGAACTGCAAACTTTCTGTGCAAATTTAAATAATCTTTTTCTAAGGGACCGATTACACTGTATCACCTCTGGCAGCAGGGATTTTATGCCCAGTGTCCTGTGACAGTAATATTTTAGAGGAAAAGATAGTTACAGCTCCCACAGGGCTGTTTAGAAAGGAGCCGGGTTTAAATAGactgttaaaatgtgtttcaacAGTGAAATACTAGCACTGCGCTGCATCTTCACAGGTTTCCTACTGTAAAGTCCCTCTTGGTAACCAGCTCAGTATAATGACCAGCCCTGCATTAAGACCACTTGAagactctgtgtttctgtcagtcCCAATGTTCAGATCTCCCTCTATTACAACTTCCTATTGAGACCTATTAATACCACAGATAAGGTTACTGATAGgtaatgttaaataataataacaagtaatatTAGTAACACAGTATCCATTGCAATATATATGTCCGCACATGCACAATTAACAAGCACACATGTGTTGCAATACACATATCATTATCGGTTAAATAAACAGACACATTCACTTGCAGGTTTATTTATCAGTACACCTCCTGCATCAGCACCTGCAGGGACAGGTTTGTGTCAACTTGCTTTCTTACTGCAGTCTTACTTACCTTGTACAGGGAGTCAAATCTTCCAGAAACTGCTGCCTGGTCACCTTGTCTTCAGCGTGCTGTTCCCTGTCTGCCCTGCGCTTTGAAGGGTCTGTCTGTGAACCCTGAGATGCTGAGGTCTCTCTGACTGCGCTCAGTGAATGACTCTCTCTATCGCTGTCCtgttctctccctccctccctctctcgctgTGATAAACCTGGAGTCCAGCCTCTCATATTGACATCAGAGCACAGAAAAGAGATAATGAAATGAGAGGGAGGAAAGAAATGATGACAGGAAAGAAAgcgaaaaagaaaaatgatgaaAAGGGTAATGAGAGGGAGATgtaataagtaaaaataaaagaTGTACCGAAGGAAAAAAACAGATGAGCAAAGAGGGGACAGAGTCAGAAAAGCATTGTTCTCTGTGTCTGTGATGTGCGCTCTCATTGCGGGCCCTGTACATGACCATCTGTAGAATCAGAAGTGCAAAATAAACTTGAAAATCTACCGTGAGTTTTCTGTACTAAGCTGATTGTGCTGTAAGGATGTTAATGAGTTATTCACTGTCAAATACAGAGGTCAGCTGGGTTGTGTATACAGTGGATGCAGTGAGGTCTTCTGTTGAATAATTATTAAAATCCTTTTCCATATACACAGGCATCTCATCCACATTAGTGCCGCGAGCAGAGCATCATAACTAGGGCTtatgtttttcgggttttattaattgtatttttcggtgcttatttttagctattttcgagttttatgtaaatctttttttttttcagggcttttgtttttgatgtaaTGTATAAAAtgagtgtttttggttactttccaaaatgcttgagcattttttttctctcaaaatatgtatagtgactcgacagtacttgcacgctTAAGCTGtcccttctttccattgctgtcttccacatcgaaatccctctggtcacggGAACATTCTTCcggggtttttgtgtgttggaatttttgtacatttcgtcacaattctgttttaaatcctccttaTCTTAACTGTGATACAggtttaaatcccgctaacaagcctccatcctgattgtatctcgttttaaatctcgcaagcggagtctccaatagaaatgcaggaatgtgctgtcactcagtagttggggcgggtttaaagtattcagaacgaatatTAAAGCTATTTACTCAGAAATGTCATTAGCATGATATTTTCACAGAGCAATGACACACCCGAAAAAGTTACTGAACATGAAATAAACGACTCAGACATCTGATGATGGGCTCGCAGGGCTGCAGAATAGCTGCGCACTCGCACGCAATGTCTTCGGGACCTGAAGGTTTTCTCCTAGCTGTGATTTTCTGGAAGCCGGCAGGATCATTCTCACTTCAGCATCACCTGCCACCGGAAACCCCCTTCTTAGCTATTTTTGGAACAGCTAATCAAAGTGAATTAGCAATATTAAGCCTAGCCTATAACTTTTCTCAtttgttaattataaatgtagAATTATTTGGTTCCGGAAGGTTTGGAATTTCCGGAAAGGTTTGTGGAGTCTGTGCCCCGAAGATTTtggacattctgctaccctgGGGGCTTGCGGGAAGTCTtgagttgtttcttattcatttcagaattgtaaatagtTTTATGTTTCCCAATAGGACATCAACATGCTGCCCATTCACTGCAGCTGCTTGTTAAAGAGCATCACAGAGGGTCCTGGAGAGAAAGTGCAGTGATGTATGGAGCCGAGCGCATAGTCTCATCTGTTCTCATCCTGTCTCCAAGATGAATCTGTTAATTAATAAGGAGGTTCACGATGTCATTCTGAACAGGAGCATTTCtaattaatggaaaaaaaaaaatctgttaagcAGTTAACTCAGTTCAATCAAGCCTCCGGAAAACCAGGACATGTGTAGTTTTAATCAGCAAGTTGTGTTTACAGGTTGAGATTTTAACAGAGCTGGATGCGCAGCATTAATAGACAAGTTATTGGATTATTATGAGTGACAGTAGCTTGTCATGTTGTTTGTACACTTTCACTACAGGAGCATTTTCTGAAATTTGTCATTACCCTTAACGAGCACTAGCCtaaaaacactccattctcagctctccagtgctgtcattaccctgcacctcagtaataatgagcactagtctaaacgcTCCATTCCCAGCTCTCTagtgctgtcattaccagcaccttaataataataatgagcactagtctaaacactccattctcagctctccagagATCAGACTTTGGCTCAGAGAAGGATCACAGTGGGACACAATGAGGATCAGACTGCGATGCGGTCAGAGAGGATCACAGAGGGAAACAATGAGAGATCAGACTGACGCGCTGAAAGATCCTCACAGCGGGACACAATGAGAGATCAGATTGCGACGCGCTCAGAGAGGATCACAGAGGGACACAATGAGGATCAGACTGACGCACTGAAAGAGGATCACAGAGGGACACAATGAGAGATCAGATTGCGACGCGCTCAGAGAGGGTCACAGAGGGACACAATGAGGATCAGACTGATGCACTGAAAGAGGATCACAGCGGGACACAATGAGAGATCAGACTGCGACGCGCTCAGAGAGGATCACAGAGGGACACAATGAGAGATAAGACTGCGACACGCTCAGAGAGGATCACCGAGGGACACAATGAGGATCAGACTGCGACGCGTTGAGAGAGGATCACAGAGGGAAACAATGAGAGATAAGACTGCGACACGCTCAGAGAGGATCACCGAGGGACACAATGAGAGATAAGACTGCGACACGCTCAGAGAGGATCACCGAGGGACACAATGAGGGATCAGACTGCTACACGCTCAGAGAGGATCACCGAGGGACACAATGAGGGATCAGACTGCTACACGCTCAGAGAGGATCACCGAGGGACACAATGAGAGATAAGACTGCGACACGCTCAGAGAGGATCACCGAGGGACACAATGAGGGATCAGACTGCTACACGCTCAGAGAGGATCACAGAGGGACACAATGAGGGATCAGACTGCTACACACTCAGAGAGGATCACAGAGGGACACAATGAGGGATCAGACTGCTACACGCTCAGAGAGGATCACAGAGGGACACAATGAGGGATCAGACTGCTACACGCTCAGAGAGGATCACAGAGGGACACAATGAGGGATCAGACTGCGACACGCTCAGAGAGGATCACCGAGGGACACAATGAGGGATCAGACTGCGACACGCTCAGAGAGGATCACAGAGGGACACAATGAGGGATCAGACTGCGACACGCTCAGAGAGGATCACAGAGGGACACAATGAGGGATCAGACTGCTACACGCTCAGAGAGGATCACAGAGGGACACAATGAGGGATCAGACTGCTACACGCTCAGAGAGGATCACAGAGGGACACAATGAGGGATCAGACTGCTACACGCTCAGAGAGGATCACAGAGGGACACAATGAGGGATCAGACTGCGACACGCTCAGCGAGGATCACCGAGGGACACAATGAGGGATCAGACTGCTACACGCTCAGAGAGGATCACCGAGGGACACAATGAGGGATCAGACTGCTACACGCTCAGAGAGGATCACCGAGGGACACAATGAGGGATCAGACTGCTACACGCTCAGAGAGGATCACAGAGGGACACAGCGACACGGTCAGAGATGATCACAGAGGGACACAATGAGAGCTCAGACTGCGACACGCTCAGCGAGCATCACACTGGGACACAATGACAGCACATACTGTGACACGCTCAGGGAGGCTCACAGCGCCTGCCAGTCTAGTGTGAGAGCCGACACAACCGATCTGTCCCGTCAGTCACCTTCTCCTGCCATTCCGTCAGCAGCCGTCCTCTCGCCAATCCCTCCCTTAGAAAAGTTCACTGTGCTATGTTTGCAATTTGCAATTTGTCAGGATTCTGCGCATACTGTTGTTATATGTCTGGTCATCATCTTTTTCATCATACCTGCAGCTCTGATTATTCATTCACAGCCGTGGCAGGGGTGTACAGTACGTTTGCTGACCAGCTTGCCCGTACTCAGCTGTCCTCTCTTGTAATGTGTTTGACTGGGTGTCTTTGTGAGGGCTGTTGACatgcctctctcctctcagtcctCGCTGTTCAGATTGATGCCTCCCCTCGGCCCCCTGTGTAATGCGAGCAGAGGGATTGTGGATGTTGTGCAGTGCTGGAGAAATACCTGAAGGAGATTGATTGAGTTCCAGTAATTACAGGAGGCAGCATCCCTCGCTCACGCTcttgtttttaaattgctttggTGCTTTCAGGCCGGAAGGCTTGGTCATTAACAGCACAGACACCAGACAGGCAGGTGGGTTAAACAATACTGCCTCCTGCTAAAGACACTTAAAATATTCATGAGCAATGTTACCACCATCTCATCACCCCGAGCGgtctacacagacacacacacactagcattcatacgcacacacacaagcacaaaaacagacacactagcacacagataaacacacacagacaagcacgcATTTAGGAATACTAAAAAGTGATGACAAAAGTTTCACTCAAAGTGTTTCCACATGTCCCAGCGGGGTCACTGGCGCTCATTAGCATATTAATAACTGCCCCGCGCTGACAGCTGCCCCTGTTCCGAGGGGCAGGAGGGCAAGCTGTGTGCCCAGTCATCACCGCTCATGTTAATAACGCTGTCACTtcatctgtctgtttg
This genomic stretch from Acipenser ruthenus chromosome 16, fAciRut3.2 maternal haplotype, whole genome shotgun sequence harbors:
- the LOC131697675 gene encoding uncharacterized protein LOC131697675, with the protein product MRAHITDTENNAFLTLSPLCSSVFFLRYIFYFYLLHLPLITLFIIFLFRFLSCHHFFPPSHFIISFLCSDVNMRGWTPGLSQREREGGREQDSDRESHSLSAVRETSASQGSQTDPSKRRADREQHAEDKVTRQQFLEDLTPCTSHSSWLCAVAMYLGRLPLLLAALLASGALSHVLASEGQRQRYSNVPEEGGLLAVRILSRGGVLLRSLLDRGLPSEWGAMEHHYPQRKRAAPSRPARRSPHGTRVSLSLDVPTSILSILLDLARAKDMRAKAAANAELMARIGRRK